A genome region from Flavobacterium sp. includes the following:
- the lipB gene encoding lipoyl(octanoyl) transferase LipB — MNKKIQLQDLGNRDYKSTWEYQEELFQDIVDLKIKNRREELDLPTPNYLLFVEHPHVYTLGKSGDFENLLLNEKQLEAKGATFYKINRGGDITYHGPGQIVGYPILDLENFFTDIHKYLRFLEEAMILTLAEYGLESGRSEGETGVWLGVGTPFARKICAMGVRASRWVTMHGFALNVNVDLGYFDNIIPCGIRGKGVTSLNVELGVEKVDEEEVKSKIIKHLTDLFEAQFIN, encoded by the coding sequence ATGAATAAAAAAATTCAACTTCAGGATCTGGGAAACAGAGACTATAAATCGACTTGGGAATATCAGGAAGAACTTTTTCAGGATATTGTTGATTTAAAAATCAAAAACAGAAGAGAAGAACTTGACTTGCCAACACCTAATTATTTACTATTTGTTGAGCATCCGCATGTTTATACTTTGGGCAAAAGCGGCGATTTTGAAAACTTATTATTAAACGAAAAACAGCTCGAAGCAAAAGGAGCGACTTTTTATAAAATTAACCGCGGCGGCGATATTACATATCACGGACCGGGACAGATTGTAGGATATCCAATTTTAGATTTAGAAAATTTCTTTACTGATATTCATAAATATCTTCGTTTTCTCGAAGAAGCGATGATTTTAACTTTAGCAGAATATGGTTTAGAATCAGGCAGAAGCGAAGGCGAAACCGGAGTCTGGCTAGGTGTAGGAACTCCGTTTGCACGTAAAATCTGCGCCATGGGCGTTCGTGCTTCACGCTGGGTTACGATGCACGGATTTGCTTTAAACGTAAATGTCGATTTAGGCTATTTTGATAATATTATTCCGTGTGGTATTCGCGGAAAAGGGGTGACTTCATTAAATGTAGAACTTGGCGTAGAAAAAGTTGACGAAGAAGAAGTTAAGTCTAAAATCATAAAACATTTAACAGATTTGTTTGAAGCTCAGTTTATTAATTAA
- a CDS encoding AraC family transcriptional regulator, with protein MKNAEENNNYRIAVPSAFETVFSHFYFAENKTAFPITKTLLPSFQTILVFNFGTKSSLKSQQNTFLEVEKCIVLGPIKQAFDYTLEPDSEILVVNFKEDAFYRFFGNALFDSMPIHPDALINENCFTVLWEELQNIPDPKERVDYILDFCKPYLREQNTITTLLNDFQDQNLNPIKAIASQINQTERNIQLNQKKIFGYTIKEVNRYERFLKAVDRIQKNILNESKTDWLTIVDECGYYDQSQLIHDFKYYMNISPTKFLKFQNDICSSNLD; from the coding sequence ATGAAAAATGCTGAAGAAAATAACAATTATCGAATTGCGGTTCCTTCAGCATTTGAAACTGTTTTTTCGCATTTCTATTTTGCTGAGAATAAAACAGCGTTTCCCATTACCAAAACATTACTGCCGAGTTTTCAAACCATTCTGGTTTTTAATTTCGGAACAAAATCATCTTTAAAATCACAGCAGAATACTTTTCTTGAAGTTGAAAAATGCATTGTTTTAGGTCCAATTAAACAAGCTTTTGATTATACTTTAGAGCCTGACTCAGAAATTTTAGTGGTCAACTTTAAAGAAGATGCTTTTTACAGATTCTTCGGAAACGCACTTTTTGATTCAATGCCCATTCATCCGGATGCTTTAATTAATGAAAATTGCTTTACTGTTTTATGGGAAGAACTTCAAAACATTCCTGATCCAAAAGAACGTGTCGATTATATTTTAGATTTCTGTAAACCTTATCTGCGAGAGCAAAATACAATTACGACACTTTTAAATGATTTTCAGGATCAGAATTTGAATCCGATAAAAGCGATTGCGTCGCAGATTAATCAAACAGAAAGAAATATTCAGCTCAATCAAAAGAAAATTTTTGGTTATACCATTAAAGAAGTCAATCGTTACGAAAGATTTTTAAAAGCTGTTGATCGAATTCAAAAAAATATTCTAAACGAATCTAAAACGGATTGGTTAACTATTGTTGACGAATGCGGATATTACGATCAAAGTCAGCTTATTCATGATTTTAAATATTATATGAATATTTCGCCGACAAAATTCCTCAAATTCCAAAACGATATCTGCAGTTCCAATTTAGATTAA
- a CDS encoding NAD(P)H-dependent oxidoreductase — protein MKNLIIYAHPNEASLNHFFKNTIVESLEKSGQQIVVRDLNEINFNPVLSLEDMHGQRMGQVADDVKTEQNFISWADRIVFIYPIWWTGMPAIMKGYIDRVFSYGFAYRYDQGVQKGLLTGKQTIIVNSHGKSNAEYEAIGMDKALALTSDTGIFKYCGFEIKHHFYFDKADRASKESILDWENQLRTMFNVTHEVTVFG, from the coding sequence ATGAAAAATTTAATTATTTACGCACATCCAAACGAAGCAAGTTTAAACCATTTTTTTAAAAACACAATTGTCGAATCTTTAGAAAAATCGGGACAGCAAATTGTGGTTCGCGATTTAAACGAAATCAATTTTAATCCTGTTTTATCTTTGGAAGATATGCACGGACAAAGAATGGGACAGGTTGCAGATGATGTAAAAACAGAACAGAATTTTATTTCATGGGCAGACAGAATTGTTTTTATTTACCCAATTTGGTGGACAGGAATGCCAGCCATTATGAAAGGTTATATCGACCGCGTTTTTAGCTACGGATTTGCTTATCGATATGATCAGGGTGTTCAAAAAGGGCTTTTGACAGGAAAGCAAACTATTATTGTAAATTCTCATGGAAAATCGAATGCAGAATATGAAGCTATAGGTATGGATAAAGCTTTAGCATTAACTTCTGATACCGGAATTTTTAAATACTGCGGGTTTGAAATCAAACATCATTTTTACTTTGATAAAGCCGACAGAGCTTCAAAAGAAAGTATTTTAGATTGGGAAAATCAACTTCGAACTATGTTTAACGTAACTCATGAAGTTACTGTTTTTGGATAG
- a CDS encoding nuclear transport factor 2 family protein, with the protein MRKIYFVCFLFMLNGLFAQKKEKLNPIAVYEKVWQEKNSDVRLKLIKSVWLDDSTFEDPSASIKGQTALNNVITEFYKKFPDAVLTSGSKITKDNYVTWEWKIMDSKKNELIMGGRDFARLNGKGQVSKIIGFWNSDVTLSDAEVLQNLETANFKVVAQYYECLFKNRDFIKMATLIEDGAVYSQAEGLPYGGIYTGFNEWTKMFAKSTEYFDLEIEKEPTYFSDATKNEVIIYFTIKCKSKKSGKTLSMPISEHFDLKNGKITAVRPFYFDTKQFAEFLKARK; encoded by the coding sequence ATGAGAAAAATCTACTTTGTATGCTTCCTTTTTATGCTTAACGGTCTTTTTGCTCAAAAGAAAGAAAAATTAAATCCGATTGCGGTTTATGAAAAAGTTTGGCAGGAGAAAAACAGTGATGTCCGATTAAAATTAATAAAATCAGTCTGGCTTGACGATAGTACTTTTGAAGATCCTTCGGCATCGATAAAAGGCCAGACTGCACTCAATAATGTTATAACCGAATTTTATAAAAAATTTCCTGATGCAGTTTTAACCTCTGGTTCAAAAATCACAAAAGATAATTATGTAACCTGGGAGTGGAAAATTATGGATTCTAAAAAAAATGAACTCATAATGGGCGGACGCGATTTTGCCAGATTAAATGGAAAAGGCCAGGTGAGTAAAATTATTGGTTTTTGGAATTCAGATGTTACCTTGTCGGATGCTGAAGTTTTGCAAAATCTGGAAACCGCTAATTTTAAAGTTGTGGCACAATATTATGAGTGTTTGTTTAAAAACAGAGACTTTATAAAAATGGCCACTTTAATAGAAGACGGTGCTGTTTACAGTCAGGCTGAAGGTTTACCTTACGGCGGAATATATACAGGTTTTAATGAATGGACAAAAATGTTTGCCAAATCAACAGAATATTTTGATTTAGAAATTGAAAAAGAACCAACTTATTTTAGTGATGCGACTAAAAATGAAGTGATTATTTATTTTACAATAAAATGTAAATCAAAAAAATCTGGAAAAACACTTTCTATGCCTATTTCAGAACATTTTGATTTAAAGAATGGGAAAATTACCGCGGTAAGACCATTTTATTTTGATACCAAACAATTTGCTGAATTCTTAAAAGCAAGAAAATAA
- a CDS encoding ribonuclease HII: MLAKNFSGFVLETGTDEAGRGCLAGPVTAAAIILPADFEHEILNDSKQLSEKTRAFLKPIIEKHAVCFAVTHLFPDEIDEINILNASMKGMQECILKLKHVPEYIIVDGNRSLNAKLGLKNVFGKQFTQEEITLLKSIPNQSIIKGDAKYLSIAAASILAKTYRDEYMDKIHEEFPMYNWKQNKGYPTKEHREAIKKYGPTKYHRMSFRLLPEQLELNFFEE; encoded by the coding sequence ATGCTTGCAAAAAATTTTTCAGGATTTGTTTTAGAAACCGGAACCGATGAGGCCGGGCGCGGCTGTCTTGCAGGACCTGTAACTGCAGCAGCGATAATTCTGCCTGCAGATTTTGAGCATGAAATTTTAAACGACAGTAAACAGCTTTCTGAAAAAACACGCGCATTTTTAAAACCAATTATTGAAAAACACGCCGTGTGTTTTGCTGTAACGCATTTATTTCCTGATGAAATTGACGAAATAAATATTCTAAATGCATCGATGAAAGGAATGCAGGAATGTATTTTAAAATTAAAACATGTTCCTGAATATATTATTGTGGATGGAAACCGCTCGCTAAATGCAAAACTGGGATTGAAAAACGTTTTTGGGAAACAATTTACTCAAGAAGAAATCACATTATTAAAATCAATTCCGAACCAAAGCATTATTAAAGGCGATGCCAAATATTTGAGTATTGCTGCAGCTTCGATATTAGCAAAAACATATCGAGATGAATATATGGATAAAATCCATGAAGAATTCCCGATGTACAACTGGAAACAAAATAAAGGTTACCCAACAAAAGAACATCGCGAAGCCATTAAAAAATATGGCCCGACAAAATACCACAGAATGAGTTTTAGACTTTTACCAGAACAATTGGAGCTCAATTTCTTTGAAGAATAA